The Polaribacter sp. Q13 sequence TTTTGGTATATGAAAAAAATGATTATTGCTAGTACATCTACAGTACATGGAAGTACTTATTTAGAATATTTATTACCTACTCTAAAATTACACTTTAAAGGAGTAAAAGAACTATTATTTATTCCGTATGCAAGACCAAGTGGAATTTCTTACGACACTTATACTGCCATTGCCAAAAAAGCTTTTTCTAATCTTAATATTGATGTAAAAGGGATTCATGAGTTTGAGAATACTAAAGAAGCAATTAAAAATTCTGAAGCAATTTTTACAGGAGGAGGAAACACATTTGAGTTGGTAAATCAATTATACAAAAATGAGGTTTTAATTGTTTTAAAAGAAATTATAGATAATGGTACCCCATATTTAGGCACAAGTGCCGGAAGTAATATTTGTGGTGTAAATATGAAGAATACCAATGATATGCCAATTGTATATCCACCGAGTTTTACAACTTTGGGCTGTATTCCTTTTAATATAAATGCGCATTATTTAGATCCAATTGAAGGTTCTACTCACATGGGCGAAACTAGGGACACTCGTATAAAAGAGTTTCATGTATTTAATGATACTCCGGTTTTAGGTTTGCGAGAAGGAAGTTGGCTAGAAGTTGCTAATGATGCTGTTTTTTTAAGAGGGAAATTGACTGCTCGTTTGTTTGAACAAAATAAGCAGCCAATTGAATTAAAAAGTGGGGGACTAATTAATGAATTTTAAATATTTTATACCATTGCTCCGTTTGCGCCAATAACTTGTCCGGAAATCCATTGAGATTCATCGCTAGCCAAAAACAAAACTACACGAGCTATATCAATAGGTTTTGCCAAGCGGTTAAAAGCGTTCATGGCACTTAATGTTTTAATAAATTCTGGCGACTTTCCTTTTAAAAATAAGGTTGTTTCTGTAGGGCCTGGAGCCAGGGCGTTTACAGAAATGCCTCTACCAATTTCTTTAGAAAATACACGTGTCATTTGTTCTACAGCAGCCTTGGTTGCAGAGTAAATAGCGTATGTTGGTAACATTAGTTTTACGGTGCTAGAAGAAATATTTATAATACTTCCATTATCTGCAAGTTTGCTTTCTGCTTCCTGAAATGTGTTAAAAAGTCCTTTAACATTTACATTAAAATGAGTATCAAAATCTTCTTCTGTGTTATCTTTTAGTTTTTTAGAATTCATAACACCTGCATTGTTGACTAATACATCTATTTTGCCATAAATTTCTATGGTTTTATCAAAAAGGAAAGTAACTTCTTTTCTTTTACTAACATCTGCTTTTATAGCAAATGCTTGCCCTCCGTTGGTAATAATAGTACTAACGGTCTCATTTGCTTCTGCTTCACTATTCGCATAATTAACAATTACTTTCGCTTTATTTTTAGCTAATAGTAGTGCTATTTCTTTACCTATTCCTTTAGATGCACCTGTTACAATAACTACTTTGTTTGCTAATTTCATTTCTTTAATTTTATCGTTTCTATCTTAAAAGATACTAATCGGTATGTTTTTATTGTAAAAAAAAATTATGCTTTTATTTGATTTATATACATCGATAATCCTAATCTATATTGATCTACAACTTCATCATTATCGTATATTTTTCTGATGCCTCTAATACCTTCAAAAGCACTTATTAAATAAACAGCAACAGAT is a genomic window containing:
- the pepE gene encoding dipeptidase PepE codes for the protein MKKMIIASTSTVHGSTYLEYLLPTLKLHFKGVKELLFIPYARPSGISYDTYTAIAKKAFSNLNIDVKGIHEFENTKEAIKNSEAIFTGGGNTFELVNQLYKNEVLIVLKEIIDNGTPYLGTSAGSNICGVNMKNTNDMPIVYPPSFTTLGCIPFNINAHYLDPIEGSTHMGETRDTRIKEFHVFNDTPVLGLREGSWLEVANDAVFLRGKLTARLFEQNKQPIELKSGGLINEF
- a CDS encoding SDR family oxidoreductase, giving the protein MKLANKVVIVTGASKGIGKEIALLLAKNKAKVIVNYANSEAEANETVSTIITNGGQAFAIKADVSKRKEVTFLFDKTIEIYGKIDVLVNNAGVMNSKKLKDNTEEDFDTHFNVNVKGLFNTFQEAESKLADNGSIINISSSTVKLMLPTYAIYSATKAAVEQMTRVFSKEIGRGISVNALAPGPTETTLFLKGKSPEFIKTLSAMNAFNRLAKPIDIARVVLFLASDESQWISGQVIGANGAMV